One window from the genome of [Clostridium] celerecrescens 18A encodes:
- a CDS encoding AzlD domain-containing protein, whose amino-acid sequence MNNRIYLYILVMAAVTYFIRVLPLTLIRQEIKTTFIRSFLYYVPYVTLSVMTFPAILTATKSIWSGIAALMAAAILAYKEKSLFQVSLAACMVVFVMEFFL is encoded by the coding sequence ATGAATAACCGAATCTATCTTTACATATTGGTCATGGCCGCCGTTACCTATTTTATCCGCGTCCTTCCCCTGACCCTGATCCGACAGGAAATAAAGACAACCTTCATCCGGTCTTTCCTTTACTATGTCCCCTATGTGACTTTGTCGGTAATGACCTTTCCTGCCATTCTTACGGCCACCAAAAGCATATGGTCCGGTATCGCTGCTCTTATGGCAGCTGCCATACTGGCTTACAAGGAAAAAAGCCTGTTCCAGGTTTCCTTAGCCGCCTGCATGGTCGTTTTTGTAATGGAATTCTTCCTGTGA
- a CDS encoding AzlC family ABC transporter permease, translated as MNTRREQLKSGIKDGIPICLGYFAVSFTFGIMAINYGLSPWQSIAISLTSLTSAGQFAGLGIITAGAPFAEMAIAQLVINLRYSLMSCSLSQKLDKTTPFYHRLLIGYGITDEIFGVSVCRPGPLNPWYCYGLFLLAVPGWTLGTAAGAFLGQLLPERALSALGVALYGMFLAIIIPPAKKDRILAGVTVVSMVFSLLFFLIPALHRVSSGLRLIILTVLIAGAAAVLFPVPDTMEVSHE; from the coding sequence ATGAATACCAGAAGAGAACAGTTAAAATCCGGAATAAAGGATGGAATCCCCATCTGCCTTGGTTACTTTGCCGTATCCTTCACTTTTGGAATTATGGCCATAAATTATGGGCTGTCGCCCTGGCAGTCCATTGCAATCTCCCTTACCAGCCTGACATCAGCAGGACAATTTGCCGGTCTGGGCATCATCACGGCAGGTGCTCCCTTTGCTGAAATGGCCATAGCCCAGCTGGTCATCAATCTGCGGTATAGTCTCATGTCGTGTTCCCTATCCCAAAAGCTTGATAAAACAACCCCGTTTTATCACCGTCTGCTGATCGGCTATGGGATAACGGATGAAATCTTCGGCGTTTCCGTTTGCAGGCCAGGTCCGTTAAACCCCTGGTATTGCTATGGCCTGTTTCTGCTGGCCGTTCCTGGCTGGACCCTGGGGACCGCAGCAGGAGCTTTCTTAGGCCAGCTTCTTCCTGAAAGGGCTTTAAGCGCTTTGGGGGTGGCCCTATATGGAATGTTTCTGGCAATTATCATTCCCCCTGCAAAGAAAGATCGGATTCTGGCGGGAGTAACCGTCGTTTCCATGGTCTTTAGTCTTTTGTTTTTCCTGATTCCGGCACTTCACAGGGTTTCTTCCGGACTCAGACTGATCATTCTGACGGTCTTGATCGCGGGAGCTGCTGCTGTTTTGTTCCCGGTACCGGACACTATGGAGGTTTCCCATGAATAA
- a CDS encoding LysR family transcriptional regulator: MKRYRAVMKIVETGGFTRASEELGYTQSAVSQMVQSLEEELGTVLFIRSKKGVVLTPDGAELLPYIKNIYHAYRELTEKRKEMEGIQNATIRIGTFASVSCHWLPGLIKTFKEKYPLVSFELYQGDYTAIEQLVKEGSVDFGLINPQAVGDPELKTIPLKKDPMLAVLPLSHPLAEHKKILLEELASEPFILLEEGSLSEPMESFREHGIKPNIQYIVHDDYTIMAMIEKGLGVGILSEIILNRADYKNLVRETEPPLARTIGVVFKDKKILPVASRQFLEYLTEEYGELGPGA, encoded by the coding sequence GTGAAGCGGTACCGGGCAGTTATGAAGATTGTGGAAACAGGAGGATTTACCAGAGCTTCCGAAGAACTTGGATATACTCAGTCAGCCGTCAGCCAGATGGTGCAGTCCTTAGAGGAGGAACTGGGTACGGTACTGTTTATCCGTTCTAAAAAAGGCGTGGTTTTGACCCCCGATGGAGCAGAACTTTTACCTTACATAAAAAATATTTACCATGCTTACAGGGAACTGACGGAGAAGCGAAAAGAAATGGAAGGGATCCAGAATGCCACCATCCGGATCGGCACCTTTGCCAGTGTATCCTGTCATTGGCTGCCGGGATTAATTAAGACGTTTAAGGAGAAATACCCGTTGGTCAGCTTTGAACTCTACCAGGGGGATTATACGGCCATAGAGCAGTTGGTTAAGGAGGGAAGTGTGGATTTTGGACTCATCAATCCCCAGGCAGTGGGAGATCCGGAGCTTAAGACCATTCCGTTAAAGAAGGACCCCATGCTGGCTGTCCTTCCCCTATCCCATCCCCTGGCAGAACATAAGAAGATCTTATTGGAGGAACTGGCATCAGAACCATTCATTCTCCTGGAAGAAGGAAGCCTCAGTGAACCTATGGAAAGTTTTCGTGAGCATGGGATCAAGCCCAATATCCAGTATATCGTCCATGATGATTATACGATCATGGCCATGATCGAAAAAGGACTGGGGGTCGGGATTTTATCAGAAATTATATTAAACCGAGCGGATTATAAAAATTTGGTTAGGGAGACGGAACCGCCATTAGCCAGGACCATTGGTGTAGTTTTCAAGGATAAGAAGATACTCCCTGTCGCCAGCAGGCAATTCCTGGAGTATCTTACAGAAGAATATGGGGAACTGGGACCCGGTGCCTAG
- a CDS encoding NUDIX hydrolase: MGHKNLTTLCYIQREESYLMLHRIKKKDDMNQDKWLGVGGHLEEGESPEECLLREVKEETGLSLTSYRLRAIITFVSDKYPDEYMFLYIADGYEGIMTECAEGELKWIPREEIGGLSLWEGDRIFFELLLTDTPFFSLKLVYTGDHLSDALLNGNPLALPPAITKVPSSQRTHS; encoded by the coding sequence ATGGGGCATAAAAATTTAACGACACTTTGTTATATCCAGCGGGAAGAAAGCTATTTAATGCTGCACCGGATTAAAAAGAAGGACGATATGAATCAGGATAAGTGGCTGGGAGTGGGAGGTCATTTGGAGGAAGGGGAGAGTCCGGAGGAATGCCTTTTACGAGAAGTAAAAGAAGAGACCGGATTATCCCTGACTTCCTACCGGCTTAGAGCCATTATCACCTTTGTATCAGACAAGTATCCGGATGAGTACATGTTTTTATACATCGCAGACGGATATGAAGGGATAATGACTGAGTGTGCGGAAGGAGAGCTTAAATGGATCCCCAGGGAAGAAATAGGCGGGCTTTCTCTTTGGGAAGGAGACCGTATTTTCTTTGAGCTGTTACTAACGGATACTCCTTTCTTTTCCTTAAAGCTTGTGTATACCGGGGATCATCTGTCAGACGCTTTATTAAATGGCAATCCATTGGCTCTCCCACCGGCTATTACAAAAGTTCCTTCCTCGCAAAGAACTCATAGCTGA
- a CDS encoding ABC-2 transporter permease — MKSLILKDLYNIGHNAKSMIFILLVLAFALIPSSGVEGYIIMSGILCSMMIITAFSFDDQSKWLKYAMVMPVTKKDIVISKFIVLLIFSAIGAVTGLVIGAIGGTIAHKGIFSSINNMLSLLFTGVISLVISEIAGSMSIPLLFKFGAEKARILMLVSCLIPAAIFYGAYKLFTLLGVSFTDQIIFILLCCSPLLALVWNFLMYKISYEFFARKELL; from the coding sequence ATGAAAAGCTTGATTTTAAAAGATTTATATAACATCGGACACAATGCCAAATCCATGATTTTTATACTGCTTGTTTTAGCTTTTGCCCTGATTCCTTCCTCTGGAGTAGAGGGTTATATTATCATGAGCGGCATTCTATGCAGCATGATGATCATCACCGCATTCAGCTTTGATGATCAATCCAAATGGCTGAAATACGCGATGGTTATGCCAGTTACTAAAAAGGATATCGTGATCAGCAAATTTATTGTTCTTCTGATCTTCTCAGCCATTGGAGCGGTTACCGGACTGGTGATTGGCGCAATAGGCGGCACCATAGCGCATAAGGGTATTTTCAGCAGCATAAATAATATGCTTTCTCTGCTGTTTACCGGCGTTATAAGCCTGGTGATTTCAGAAATTGCAGGGAGCATGTCAATTCCTCTTCTGTTTAAATTCGGTGCAGAAAAGGCCCGCATATTAATGCTTGTTTCCTGTTTGATTCCTGCTGCCATCTTCTATGGCGCCTATAAGCTATTCACCTTGCTGGGTGTTTCATTTACAGATCAGATAATATTTATCCTTCTGTGCTGTTCACCGTTACTTGCACTGGTCTGGAACTTTTTGATGTATAAGATCAGCTATGAGTTCTTTGCGAGGAAGGAACTTTTGTAA
- a CDS encoding ABC transporter ATP-binding protein, with protein MEPILQVENLTKQYPDFKLDHVSFSIPKGAIMGLIGENGAGKSTTINAILDLIQKDEGVVKFWGQELSSDPRNIKENIGVVFDGINFYETLTPAKIGRISAAAYKQWDETAYYNYLKKLQLPSHKEIKAFSRGMKMKLSIAVALSHKPKLLILDEATGGLDPVMRDDMLDLFLDFVQDENHSILMSSHISTDLEKVADYITFIHKGKALFCKEKDELRYQYGIIRCKTDQFDAIDQSEILAYRKRDYQWDVLVADKEKARRKYKTAVVDDATIDDILLLYVKGDLIK; from the coding sequence ATGGAACCAATTTTGCAAGTTGAAAATCTGACGAAACAATATCCTGATTTTAAGTTGGATCATGTATCATTTTCCATTCCCAAAGGAGCTATTATGGGATTGATCGGCGAGAACGGCGCTGGTAAAAGTACCACAATCAATGCGATCCTTGATCTTATCCAAAAGGACGAAGGGGTGGTTAAGTTCTGGGGCCAGGAGCTTTCTTCCGATCCAAGAAACATCAAAGAAAACATAGGAGTCGTGTTTGACGGCATCAATTTCTATGAAACCCTTACACCTGCCAAAATTGGCAGAATATCTGCGGCTGCCTATAAGCAATGGGATGAAACCGCCTACTATAACTATCTGAAAAAATTACAGCTACCTTCCCATAAAGAGATCAAAGCATTTTCCAGGGGAATGAAAATGAAGCTCAGCATTGCAGTTGCGCTTTCCCATAAACCGAAGCTTCTGATTCTGGATGAAGCAACCGGCGGACTTGACCCCGTCATGCGTGACGATATGCTGGATTTGTTTTTGGACTTCGTGCAGGATGAGAACCATTCGATTCTGATGTCGTCCCATATTTCTACGGATCTGGAAAAGGTGGCGGATTATATTACTTTTATTCATAAAGGAAAGGCCCTGTTCTGTAAAGAAAAGGATGAATTGCGCTACCAATATGGTATTATCCGGTGTAAAACAGATCAGTTCGATGCTATCGATCAATCTGAGATCCTTGCTTACCGGAAACGTGACTATCAATGGGATGTGCTGGTGGCAGACAAGGAAAAGGCCCGCCGTAAATACAAAACGGCAGTGGTGGATGATGCCACTATTGACGATATCCTTCTTCTCTATGTAAAGGGAGACCTGATAAAATGA
- a CDS encoding GntR family transcriptional regulator, whose translation MEIIISSNTNKPIYEQITSQIKALIMSGELQTGDPIPSMRALAKSIHVSVITVQKAYEDLQRDGFIETTVGRGSFVSAQNKDFFQEEQQRKAEEHLQEAADIALTSGISLGKLIELLTMFYQEEE comes from the coding sequence GTGGAGATTATAATCAGCAGTAATACAAATAAGCCCATATATGAACAGATCACTTCGCAAATAAAAGCGCTGATTATGAGCGGAGAGCTGCAGACCGGAGATCCTATTCCCTCCATGCGGGCATTGGCTAAATCCATTCATGTCAGCGTCATTACCGTACAAAAAGCCTATGAAGATTTACAACGGGACGGCTTCATTGAAACTACCGTTGGGCGAGGAAGTTTTGTATCGGCACAAAACAAAGATTTCTTTCAGGAAGAGCAACAGCGAAAAGCTGAGGAACATTTGCAGGAGGCTGCCGATATTGCCCTTACCAGCGGCATATCACTGGGCAAACTGATAGAGCTATTAACTATGTTTTACCAGGAGGAGGAGTAA
- a CDS encoding endonuclease MutS2, with translation MNHTFRILEFNLILEKLEEFAHTEATKEKIKNMTPCLKEGEVKKSLRDTTEARTIIDRMGLPPAVSMNGLQEIMNTARQGGCLSAEELEQTGGMLTAVKRFKDFLNRCKYLELGLPYYEQDLNPLEDLAREIYESVRNGKVEDSASKHLKNIRQDVVRLEEKLRTKAEAILRGNKKYFSDSYVTFRNGRLCLPVKKDYRSGVPGSVIDQSATGSTLFIEPAAIAVLNGELELLRIEEDNEARRILYMLTASVEENLEVLEGNKRLLEKLDFLFAKGSLSASMAGISPVINTDRTIKIVNGRHPFMNPETVVPLNFELGEKERGIVITGPNTGGKTVSIKTVGLFSLMAQCGLHLPCEEADLCMNSQVLCDIGDGQNITENLSTFSAHITNVMKILKEAGPESLVILDELGSGTDPAEGMGIAIAILEELRSNGCLFLATTHYPEVKSYAKEAEGITNARMAFDKETLRPLYRMEIGEAGESCALYIAKRLGMPDSMIRRARRYAYGEQEGLWEEGQDALRERAGHLNLNGPKIEKLKKTAVNKNVMEKKFTIGDSVFVYPDKKKGIVCRPVNDKGILQVQMPDKKIWVNQKRVKLLVAAEELYPEDYDFSIIFDTVENRKARHKMEKGYQEGLEIRTE, from the coding sequence ATGAATCACACATTTCGGATTTTAGAATTTAATCTTATATTAGAAAAACTTGAAGAATTTGCGCATACGGAAGCAACGAAAGAGAAAATAAAGAATATGACCCCATGCCTCAAGGAAGGCGAGGTGAAAAAGAGCCTTCGCGATACGACGGAGGCCAGGACCATCATTGACCGGATGGGGCTTCCTCCCGCAGTCAGCATGAATGGTCTGCAGGAGATCATGAATACGGCACGGCAGGGCGGCTGCCTCTCCGCTGAAGAGCTGGAACAGACAGGGGGAATGCTTACCGCAGTAAAGCGGTTTAAGGATTTTTTGAACCGGTGTAAATACCTGGAGCTTGGTCTGCCTTATTATGAGCAGGACTTAAACCCATTGGAAGATCTGGCAAGGGAGATTTATGAAAGCGTCAGAAACGGCAAGGTCGAGGACAGCGCCAGCAAACATCTAAAAAACATCCGCCAGGATGTGGTCAGATTGGAAGAAAAGCTGCGGACGAAAGCAGAGGCCATTTTAAGGGGAAATAAAAAATATTTTTCCGATTCTTATGTGACTTTTAGAAATGGCAGACTTTGCCTCCCTGTAAAAAAAGATTACAGATCAGGGGTTCCAGGCAGTGTCATTGACCAGTCAGCAACCGGCTCTACCCTTTTTATTGAACCGGCAGCAATTGCAGTGCTTAACGGGGAACTGGAACTTTTAAGGATTGAAGAGGATAATGAGGCAAGAAGGATCCTGTATATGCTTACGGCCTCAGTTGAAGAAAATTTAGAGGTTCTGGAAGGGAATAAACGCCTTCTTGAGAAACTGGATTTCCTGTTTGCAAAGGGAAGTTTAAGCGCCTCCATGGCCGGCATCAGTCCAGTCATTAATACGGACCGGACTATAAAAATCGTAAATGGCCGCCATCCATTCATGAACCCGGAAACAGTGGTACCTTTAAACTTTGAACTGGGAGAGAAAGAACGGGGAATCGTAATTACAGGGCCCAATACAGGAGGAAAAACCGTATCCATCAAGACGGTGGGGCTGTTCTCCCTTATGGCACAATGCGGCCTTCACCTGCCCTGTGAAGAGGCCGATCTTTGTATGAACAGCCAGGTGCTCTGCGATATCGGAGATGGTCAGAACATTACGGAAAACTTATCCACCTTTTCTGCTCATATCACCAATGTAATGAAGATCCTAAAGGAAGCCGGCCCGGAGAGTCTGGTCATTCTGGATGAGCTGGGTTCAGGAACAGACCCGGCAGAAGGCATGGGAATCGCCATTGCCATACTGGAAGAGTTAAGAAGCAACGGCTGTCTTTTTTTGGCAACCACCCATTATCCAGAGGTAAAGTCATACGCCAAGGAAGCGGAGGGCATTACCAACGCACGAATGGCTTTTGATAAGGAAACCCTTAGGCCGCTTTACCGTATGGAGATTGGGGAGGCTGGAGAAAGCTGTGCCCTTTATATAGCCAAACGGCTGGGAATGCCGGATTCTATGATAAGAAGAGCCAGAAGATACGCTTACGGAGAACAGGAAGGCCTATGGGAAGAAGGGCAGGATGCCTTAAGAGAGAGAGCTGGACACTTAAACTTAAACGGGCCTAAAATAGAAAAACTGAAGAAGACGGCGGTGAATAAAAATGTAATGGAAAAAAAGTTCACCATCGGAGACAGCGTGTTTGTTTATCCGGATAAGAAAAAGGGAATTGTGTGCAGACCTGTGAATGATAAAGGGATACTGCAGGTCCAGATGCCGGATAAGAAAATCTGGGTCAACCAGAAAAGGGTAAAGCTTCTGGTGGCCGCAGAAGAGCTATACCCTGAGGATTATGATTTTTCCATAATTTTTGATACCGTGGAAAACAGAAAAGCAAGGCATAAGATGGAAAAGGGATATCAGGAAGGGCTGGAGATCAGAACGGAGTGA
- a CDS encoding ribosomal maturation YjgA family protein, with amino-acid sequence MRFRLNIKYLCALIIVFIIEVLIAVFVNDKFIRPYVGDVLVVVLIYCFIRSFVGREVKLLPLYIFGFAVLTEVGQYFHLVKLLGLGDYKIARIIIGSTFDFKDIACYLAGCTGLFLYEMVKRRK; translated from the coding sequence GTGAGATTCAGATTAAACATAAAGTACCTATGCGCCTTAATTATAGTCTTTATTATTGAAGTACTAATAGCTGTTTTCGTAAATGATAAATTCATCAGGCCATACGTTGGCGACGTTTTGGTTGTGGTTCTGATTTATTGTTTTATCAGGTCATTTGTGGGGAGAGAAGTTAAGCTGCTCCCTTTGTACATATTTGGTTTTGCCGTATTGACGGAGGTGGGGCAGTATTTTCATTTAGTGAAGCTGCTTGGCCTTGGCGACTATAAAATTGCAAGGATCATAATTGGTTCAACCTTTGATTTTAAGGATATTGCCTGCTATTTGGCAGGCTGTACCGGGTTATTCTTGTATGAGATGGTAAAGCGGCGTAAGTAA
- a CDS encoding ferritin-like domain-containing protein, which yields MDLSALVFADKDPWPPIEIISQNKAYAAAMLSNIGDCNSEMSAISLYIYNSMITRSLFFDIAECFHKISIVEMHHLNTFGELSIMLGADPRLWSYQSGRLRYWTPACNRYPTRIGPLVANSLESELEAIRKYQFQAQWIDDCRIKAILNRIIADELCHVQIFRLILSELDDDFTIPRTFQA from the coding sequence ATGGATTTATCAGCTCTTGTTTTTGCCGACAAAGATCCCTGGCCTCCCATAGAGATCATATCTCAAAATAAAGCGTATGCCGCAGCTATGCTTTCCAACATAGGCGATTGCAATTCCGAAATGTCTGCAATCAGCCTTTATATTTACAACAGCATGATTACGAGAAGCCTCTTCTTTGATATAGCAGAATGCTTCCATAAAATCAGCATTGTTGAAATGCATCATCTTAATACCTTTGGCGAACTGTCCATCATGCTGGGCGCCGACCCCAGGCTGTGGAGCTATCAAAGCGGACGATTAAGGTATTGGACTCCAGCCTGCAACCGCTATCCCACCCGGATCGGTCCCCTGGTTGCCAACTCTCTGGAAAGTGAGCTGGAAGCTATCCGGAAATACCAGTTCCAGGCCCAATGGATCGACGATTGCCGGATCAAGGCAATTTTAAACAGGATCATTGCAGATGAGCTTTGTCACGTACAGATCTTCCGGCTCATTCTGTCTGAGCTTGACGACGACTTTACCATCCCCCGTACATTCCAGGCTTAG
- a CDS encoding NUDIX hydrolase, with product MDCKEKFRKTVEDFLPYNEQEERDKEMLLQYLSSGESIFSRESLGAHMSASAWVVNRSHDKVLMAYHNIYDSWAWTGGHADGEMNLLQVAVREAMEETGIRTVRPVTEDIFSLEVLTVDGHEKRGAYVSSHLHLNVTYLLEADDREVLHKKADENSAVGWFGVEECLKAVNEPWMRERIYQKLLDKMRDINF from the coding sequence ATGGACTGCAAAGAGAAATTCAGAAAAACAGTAGAAGACTTTTTACCATATAACGAGCAGGAAGAAAGGGATAAGGAGATGCTGCTCCAATATCTCTCGTCAGGAGAATCCATATTTTCCCGTGAGAGTTTAGGTGCCCATATGTCGGCGTCAGCTTGGGTGGTAAATCGGTCCCACGATAAGGTTCTTATGGCCTATCATAACATCTATGATTCCTGGGCATGGACCGGAGGCCATGCAGATGGGGAAATGAATCTGCTTCAAGTAGCGGTCCGGGAAGCTATGGAAGAAACCGGAATTAGAACGGTAAGACCGGTTACAGAGGATATCTTTTCCCTGGAGGTGCTGACGGTGGACGGTCATGAGAAGAGGGGAGCTTATGTTTCCTCTCATCTTCACTTAAATGTAACCTATCTTCTGGAAGCGGATGACAGAGAGGTCCTTCATAAGAAAGCGGATGAAAACAGCGCAGTGGGCTGGTTCGGTGTGGAAGAATGCTTAAAGGCAGTAAATGAGCCATGGATGAGGGAGCGAATATACCAAAAGCTGCTTGATAAAATGAGAGATATCAATTTTTAA
- a CDS encoding cyclic-di-AMP receptor yields the protein MKIIYAIVSSDDGNRVTDVLNEHQFSVTKLATTGGFLKKGNSTLMIGTDDGQVEEVITLIKDTCGKRQKITCNVPAPNIASVSAGYMMMPMTVELGGATIFVTDVERFEKI from the coding sequence ATGAAGATTATTTACGCAATCGTCAGCTCAGATGATGGAAACAGGGTGACTGATGTGCTGAATGAACACCAGTTCAGCGTGACAAAACTTGCCACAACAGGTGGCTTTTTAAAGAAGGGAAACTCTACATTAATGATCGGTACGGATGACGGACAGGTAGAAGAAGTCATCACTCTGATTAAAGATACCTGCGGAAAACGCCAAAAAATTACCTGCAATGTTCCGGCGCCAAATATCGCGTCTGTTTCAGCCGGATATATGATGATGCCGATGACAGTGGAACTTGGCGGAGCTACCATATTTGTAACTGACGTAGAACGATTTGAAAAGATTTGA
- a CDS encoding cytidine deaminase: MDERTKNMLVAEAYEAQKMAYVPYSDFCVGAALLAKNGKVYRGCNIENASFTPTNCAERTAFFKAVSEGVSEFDAIAIVGNKRGEKGELCAPCGVCRQVMAEFCDPEEFKIILGAGEEFSVYTLKELLPLGFTKKNLNS; the protein is encoded by the coding sequence CTGGATGAGAGGACAAAAAACATGCTGGTGGCAGAGGCTTACGAAGCTCAGAAAATGGCTTATGTACCTTATTCTGATTTTTGTGTTGGAGCGGCTCTGTTGGCAAAGAACGGAAAGGTCTATCGTGGCTGCAACATTGAAAATGCATCCTTTACGCCCACAAACTGTGCAGAGCGTACGGCATTTTTTAAAGCGGTCTCAGAGGGAGTCTCTGAATTTGATGCCATAGCCATCGTGGGGAATAAAAGGGGCGAAAAGGGAGAACTGTGCGCGCCCTGTGGGGTTTGCCGGCAGGTAATGGCCGAATTCTGTGATCCTGAAGAATTTAAGATTATTCTGGGTGCGGGAGAGGAGTTTTCCGTCTATACCTTAAAAGAACTGCTTCCTTTAGGATTTACAAAAAAGAATTTGAATTCCTGA
- a CDS encoding pyrimidine-nucleoside phosphorylase, producing the protein MRMYDVIAKKRNGEPLTEEEIRFMIKGYVKGDIPDYQMSAMLMAIYFKGMSDEETAILTDAVAHSGDMVDLSPIQGVKVDKHSTGGVGDKTTLVVAPIVAACGVKVAKMSGRGLGHTGGTVDKMESIPGMRTVLTEEEFFQVVNAAGLSVIGQSGNLAPADKKLYALRDVTATVDSIPLIAASIMSKKLAAGNDCILLDVKTGSGAFMKTLEDSITLAEKMVAIGEHAGKRTMALITNMDIPLGSLIGNSLEVIEAVEILHGRGPKDLRTVCLSLAAGMLYLAGKGNLEECRSLAEGAIADGSALARLIAMVEAQGGDSSVIRDTSLFARAAFEREVKALESGYITHMNTEQCGISSSLLGAGRVTKESVIDYTAGIALKKKVGQKVEAGETIAVLYASKEELFEASEEEFIKAVTISSQKPEEEPLIYASVTKEGVKRLTE; encoded by the coding sequence ATGAGAATGTATGATGTAATTGCAAAAAAGCGGAATGGGGAACCACTGACGGAGGAAGAGATCCGCTTTATGATCAAAGGATACGTAAAAGGGGATATCCCGGATTATCAGATGTCAGCCATGCTGATGGCCATTTATTTTAAGGGAATGAGCGATGAAGAAACAGCTATTCTCACGGATGCGGTGGCTCATTCCGGTGATATGGTAGACTTATCACCCATCCAGGGAGTGAAAGTAGATAAGCACTCCACCGGAGGCGTGGGGGATAAGACGACTCTGGTGGTGGCGCCAATTGTGGCTGCCTGCGGGGTCAAGGTTGCGAAGATGTCAGGCCGCGGTCTGGGCCATACAGGAGGAACTGTTGATAAAATGGAATCCATACCGGGAATGCGGACCGTCCTGACAGAGGAAGAGTTTTTTCAAGTGGTCAATGCCGCCGGGCTTTCCGTGATCGGGCAGTCCGGAAACCTGGCTCCAGCGGATAAAAAACTCTATGCTCTTCGGGATGTGACTGCAACCGTGGACAGCATCCCCTTAATTGCTGCATCCATTATGAGCAAAAAACTGGCAGCAGGAAATGACTGTATTCTTCTGGATGTGAAAACCGGCAGTGGAGCATTTATGAAGACCCTGGAAGACTCCATCACTCTGGCGGAGAAGATGGTAGCAATTGGGGAGCACGCAGGAAAGAGGACCATGGCTCTCATAACGAATATGGACATTCCGCTGGGAAGCCTGATCGGCAACAGCCTGGAAGTCATTGAGGCTGTGGAAATTCTTCATGGAAGAGGACCCAAGGATTTAAGGACGGTTTGCTTAAGCCTGGCTGCCGGTATGCTTTATCTGGCAGGAAAAGGGAATCTGGAAGAATGCCGGTCGCTGGCAGAAGGAGCCATTGCCGATGGAAGTGCTTTGGCACGGCTTATTGCCATGGTAGAAGCTCAGGGAGGGGACTCTTCGGTGATCAGGGATACCTCACTTTTTGCCAGAGCAGCCTTTGAAAGGGAAGTGAAAGCCTTAGAGAGCGGCTATATCACCCATATGAATACAGAGCAATGCGGGATCTCATCTTCGCTTTTAGGTGCCGGCAGAGTTACGAAGGAGAGCGTGATTGATTATACGGCTGGAATCGCCCTTAAGAAAAAGGTAGGCCAGAAGGTGGAAGCGGGAGAGACGATAGCCGTGCTTTATGCTTCAAAGGAAGAGCTGTTTGAGGCTTCTGAAGAGGAATTTATAAAGGCAGTCACCATAAGCAGTCAAAAGCCGGAGGAAGAACCCTTAATTTATGCCAGTGTTACCAAAGAAGGCGTAAAACGCCTGACAGAATAG